The following is a genomic window from Bacillus sp. 2205SS5-2.
AACCTTTCACACTTTTCAACAAGGCTCTATTCATATATATTGTTACTTTTTCATCTAATTCTAGATGGAATCCTCCAATTAGATGTTACTTTCAGAAAAAAAAGACGAGAAGCTGCCCCAAAACAAAGCTATATCGTAGTTTATCGATTAGTACGAAAACACCCTTCACAAAACAACCCTCTATGTTATTAAATCCAGCTCGACTTAAGATGAAAAATAAATCTCTTCTTTATGCGTTGTAACTTCTCCCATTCGTTTCTGATTTAATTTGATTCCTATGCCCGGTTGGTTCATTAAATTTACATAGCCATTCTTTACTACAACCTCCGGGAGAACAATATCTTCTTCCCAATACCGTGATGAAGAAGAAATATCTCCGGGGATGATAAATCCTGGAAGTGATGACAAGGCCAGATTATGAGCACGAGACACACCAAATTCCAACATCCCTCCGCACCATACACCTAGTTGATGTTGAAGGCAGAAATCATGAATGGCAATAGCTTCTGATAATCCACCTACTCGACCAATTTTCAGATTTATGACCGAACAGCTGTCTAGATTATGAGCATCTTGAACATCTTTGATGGTTCCTATGCTTTCATCTAAACAGATCGGTGTTTGTAAATATTGTTGCAATTTTGCATGATCAACCAAATCTTCTACATCCAGGGGTTGCTCAATCATCAGTAACTCCAGTTCATCTAATTTTTGTAGTGACTTTATATCTGCTAACGTGTAAGAAGAATTCGCATCTGCCATAATATCCAGTTTTGGAAATTTTTCTCTGATTTTTTTTAACACATTGTAATCCCTACCAGGAGCGATTTTCACCTTTATTCTTGTATATCCTTCGTGAATATACTCTTCAATTTGAGTAATTGCCATGTCTACCGAAGAAGTGCCTATAACCACTCCAGCAGGAATAGGCTTATTTTCGCCTCCAATAATCTTCCATAATGGTTGATTTTGTTGTTTAGCAAACAAATCCCAAATGGCTGTTTCAAGCGCTGCTTTAGCCATCCGATTTCTTCGCACAGAAGCAAAAATAGATCTTACTTCTCCCGGATGACTCCATGAATATTGTTGAAGTAAAGGAATTAAACTTTTAGTTATCATGTGGTAGCAGGTTGAAATGGTTTCTTCAGTATACCAAGGAGTAGAAAAAGCCACGCACTCCCCGTAACCGACTAATCCGTCCTCATCAATCACTTCAACAATGATTCCCTTACGATTTGAAACTACCTCAAGAGCCGTTTCAAAGGGAGTTTTTAGATTCATTTCAATAACATGTAGCCGTATGCAGTTGAGTTTCATCATCTTCTCTCCCATAGGGCTCTCAGCTCATTTCTTACTAATTTATTTGCTGCATTACGTGGCAATTCTTTTACAATACTAATACCATGCGGAACTTTATATTTTGCTAGCCGTTCTTCACACCATCGTAATAGCTCCTCTTCCCCTACTACTTGTCTTACCGTAATATATGCGTAAGGTACTTGTCCCCATTTGTCGTTAGGTATTTTCGTCACGCCTGCTTCTATCACTGCTTCGTGAGCTTGAAGAACACTTTCCACTTCAGCAGGATAAATATTCTCACCACCTGAAATTATTAAATCTGATCGACGATCAACCACGAATAAAAAACCTTCTTCATCGAGATAGCCAATATCCCCAGTCAACAGCCACCCCTCTCGAAAGGCATCTTGTGTTGCTTCTAAGCGGCGATAATAGCCTGAACTAATATTAGGTCCCTTTACAGCGATTTCTCCTTCTCCTTGTTCATTTGGATCAAGAATGGTTAACTGACATGGAAATAGTGCTTTCCCTGCTGAACCAAGTTTCGTTAAACTATATTCAGGTGGCAAGGTAACCACTTGAGAACAGGTCTCGGTCATTCCATAAGTTTGAAAAACAGGAATATCAGCTTTCATGCATTTTTGAAGCAGTAAAAGTGAGGCAGGTCCTCCTCCTAATAGAAAACAACGAAACCGTGGATGATATTTTCGATTTCCTAAGTCCTCCAGCAATCGTAAGGTCATCGTGGCAACAACCGAAATAATCGTACCGTTCCCTGCTTCTATATCCAGATTTATCTCTTTAGCATTAAATTCCCGGTAAATTTTCATCGGTATCCCATAGATGACACTTCTCATGAGTATCGAAAACCCACTAATGTGAAAAAGTGGCACAGCGCAAAGCCAGCAATCGTTCTCGTCTAGTCCGA
Proteins encoded in this region:
- the menC gene encoding o-succinylbenzoate synthase; its protein translation is MKLNCIRLHVIEMNLKTPFETALEVVSNRKGIIVEVIDEDGLVGYGECVAFSTPWYTEETISTCYHMITKSLIPLLQQYSWSHPGEVRSIFASVRRNRMAKAALETAIWDLFAKQQNQPLWKIIGGENKPIPAGVVIGTSSVDMAITQIEEYIHEGYTRIKVKIAPGRDYNVLKKIREKFPKLDIMADANSSYTLADIKSLQKLDELELLMIEQPLDVEDLVDHAKLQQYLQTPICLDESIGTIKDVQDAHNLDSCSVINLKIGRVGGLSEAIAIHDFCLQHQLGVWCGGMLEFGVSRAHNLALSSLPGFIIPGDISSSSRYWEEDIVLPEVVVKNGYVNLMNQPGIGIKLNQKRMGEVTTHKEEIYFSS
- a CDS encoding o-succinylbenzoate--CoA ligase, with translation MNIPNLLLQRAHLTPDRIGLFGIEKNYTFQELFAQSLIVAGRLRRLGVKSGDHVGVLSSNDEKMVILLHSLQQLGCVSVLLNTRLTAEELSFQLRDANVEVICTEAAFANRCSFINKDSIYTITDLFSNEGEEFEPEKELILEDICSIMFTSGTTGKPKGVLQSYQNHWWSAMGSVLNLGLDENDCWLCAVPLFHISGFSILMRSVIYGIPMKIYREFNAKEINLDIEAGNGTIISVVATMTLRLLEDLGNRKYHPRFRCFLLGGGPASLLLLQKCMKADIPVFQTYGMTETCSQVVTLPPEYSLTKLGSAGKALFPCQLTILDPNEQGEGEIAVKGPNISSGYYRRLEATQDAFREGWLLTGDIGYLDEEGFLFVVDRRSDLIISGGENIYPAEVESVLQAHEAVIEAGVTKIPNDKWGQVPYAYITVRQVVGEEELLRWCEERLAKYKVPHGISIVKELPRNAANKLVRNELRALWERR